The genomic region GATGCAGGCCGCGCCCGGCGCCGGCGCGCAGGGCCAGGTGTCCGCGCAGGCACAGCCGATGAACCCGCCGCCGCAGAACGTCGTCGCGCCGGCATCGCCGGATCCGCTCGTGCAGAAGCGCAACGCGGATGCGCAGGCGAACGCCGAATATCGCGCGTCGAAGAAGGAGTCGAAGGCCGAAATGAAGGCCGCACGCAAGGACGCGAAGGCGCAGTACAAGGAGCAGGTCCGCAACGCGAAGATCAATCGCAAGGCAGACAAGGAAGCCGCGAAGGACGACCTGAGCGCCGCCGCGGATCACACGCCGAAGGATGAGGGCCAGCAGCACTGACCGGGCGCGCCGCGAAGCCGCATCGGGCTTCGCGGGCAATAGCATCGTAAAAGCATCGATAAAAAGACGGAGGACGCCATGAACCGACGCACCCAAGCCATGCTGGCCGCGCTCGTCGCGGGAATGTTCGCGAGCGCGAGCGCCGTATCGTTCGCACAAACGACGAGCGATGCCCCGACGACTCACGCCGACAAGAAGGCCGCGAAGAAGCAGGCCGAAGCCGACCACGATGCGGCGCTCGCGCAGGCGAAGGCCGACAAGAAGAAAACGAAATCGCAATCGGAAGCGAACGAAGCCGCCGCCGACGCGAAGGTGAAGGACGCGAAGAAGGCCGACTAGACCGGCGCTGCGTTCACGTTGCGGCCCGGAAATCGCGCGCTTCGGCAAAGACTTGCGTGCGCGGGTTGTATGGATATACAGTGTGCGTCACTCTTTTTGACGCTCGCGTTTCCGTGCTTACCCTTCCAGACGACACCGCCACCGCCGACGACGCGTCCTCGCCGCACGTCGCCGCTTACCTCGCGAAGCTCAACGACGCGCAGCGCCGGGCCGTCGAATTCGGCGTGGACGAGCCGGGGCGCTGCGGCGGGCCGCTGCTCGTCATCGCGGGCGCGGGTTCGGGCAAGACGAACACGCTCGCGCATCGCGTCGCGCATCTGCTCGTCAAGGGCGCCGATCCGCATCGCATTCTGCTCCTGACGTTTTCACGCCGCGCGGCGCTCGAAATGACCCGGCGCGTGACGCGCATCGCGACTCACGCACTCGGCAGCAAAAGCGCCATCGCACAGGGATTGACGTGGTCGGGCACGTTCCACGGCGTCGGCGCGCGCCTGTTGCGCGATTACGCCGATCTCATCGGACTCGCGCCGTCGTTCACCATCAACGACCGCGAAGACTCCGCCGATCTCATGAACCTCGTGCGGCACGAACTCGGGCTGTCGTCGAAGGAAAAGCGCTTTCCGGCGAAATCGACGTGCTTCGCCATCTATTCGCGCGTCGTGAATACGGGCGCGTCGCTCGCGACGGTGCTCGACCAGTCGTATCCGTGGTGCCGCGAGTGGGAAGCGGACCTGAAGCGCCTCTTCGCCGCCTACGTGAGCGCGAAGCAGACGCAAAGCGTTCTCGATTACGACGACCTGCTGCTCTACTGGTCGCATCTCGCGGCCGAGCCGCAGATCGCGGCGGATCTCGCGAGCCGCTTCGATCACGTTCTCGTCGACGAATATCAGGACACGAACCGCCTGCAAGCCAGCATTCTTCTCGCGATGAAACCGGACGGGCGCGGCGTGACCGTCGTCGGCGACGATGCGCAGTCCATCTATTCGTTTCGCGGCGCGACGGTGCGCAACATCCTCGACTTCCCGCAGCACTTCGACCCGCCCGCCGCGACCGTCACACTGGATCGCAACTACCGTTCGACGCAGCCGATTCTCGAAGCGTCGAACGCGGTGATCGGTCTTGCCAGCGAGCGCTACACGAAGGATCTATGGACCGACAAGGCATCGGCGCAAAAGCCGCGCGTCGTGTCCGTGGCGGACGAGGCTGATCAGGCGCGTTATGTCGTCGAGAAAGTGCTGGAGGCGCGCGAGGCGGGCATGAAGCTCAAGTCGCAGGCCGTGCTGTTCCGGGCGGCGCATCACAGCGCGACGCTCGAAATCGAGCTCACGCGGCGAAACATCCCGTTCGTGAAGTTCGGCGGGCTGAAGTTCCTCGATTCCGTGCATGTCAAGGACGTCCTCGCCGTGCTGCGCTGGGCCGAGAATCCGCGAGACCGCGTCGCGGGTTTTCGCGTCGCGCAACTGCTGCCGGGCGTCGGGCCGGCCATCGCCGGGCGTCTGCTGGATAGCGTCGCTACAGCCGGGCGCGCATCGAATGCTATCGCTGCGTTCGGTGCGCCCGCGCGCGCGAGCGAGGACTGGCCGCGCTTCGTCGCGCTGATGGGCAAGCTCTGCGGGCGCGAGTCGCCGTGGCCCGCCGAGTTCGAGATGGTCCGCCGCTGGTACGAGCCGCACCTCGAACGCAATCACGAGGACGCGGCGATCCGCATCGGCGACGTGCTGCAGATGGAAAGCATCGCGTCGACGTATCCGACGCGCGAGCGCTTTCTCACCGAACTCACGCTCGATCCGCCCGACGCGACGAGCGACGAATCCGGCGTGCCGCTCATCGACGAGGACTATCTGATTCTCTCGACCATCCATTCCGCGAAGGGCCAGGAGTGGCGCAACGTGTTCGTGCTGAATGGCGTCGACGGCTGCATTCCGTCCGATCTCGGCACGGGCAGCGACGAGGAAATCGACGAAGAGCGCCGTCTGCTCTATGTTGCGATGACGCGCGCGAAAGAAGACCTGCACATCGTCACGCCGCAGCGCTTCTATGTGCACAACCAGACGAATCTCGGCGACCGCCACGTCTGGGCGCAGCGCACGCGTTTCATCCCGCCGCATCTGATGCCGAATTTCGAGGCCGCCGCGTGGCCGCCCGCGCCGGTCGTGACCGCGCCGACATCGTCGGGCCTGGCTGCGGCGGCGAAAGCCAAAATCGACATCGCCGCGCGGCTCAAAGGCATGTGGGACTGAAGCTAGCGCTGCGCGCGTGAGGCGCGAGGCATCCGCGGAGAATGCCCGAACACGCTGCGCAGCCACGCGGCAAAGCGCGTGAAGCCGTCATACGGCTCTTCGACGAAAAGCTCGGGCCGCAGCGAACGCAGGTATTCGAGCAACTGCTGCGCTTCCTGCTTTTGAATCGATCCGTAGAAGATGCCGAGCCGCAGCAGGCAGCGCAATTCGCCGAGCTTCTCGCGCGCGTTCGAGCCGACATTCGTTTCCACCGCGAGCTTCGCTTCGAACACGCGCTGGCGCAGCGAATCTGCGAGCCGCCACGCGGGCGTCTGCATCTTCTCCTCGACGTCGCGGATATCGGCCGCCGCCGATTTGATCTGCGAGGCGAGCACGTCCACCTGAGCGACATCGCCCTTTGCTTCCGCGACGATGGCCGCCGCCCATTCGCGCGACGCCTTCAGGAGGTCCTCGGCGTTCCAGTCCGAGCGGATCGCGAACGCGAAGCCGTGTTCCGCCGCCTGACGGATCAGAATTTCGACGACATCCGGGAATTCCTTGTCGAGCGCGCGCTTGGCCCACGCGTACTGGCCGTGCGTGAGCATGCGCTGCACGGCCTGTTCCGTGAGCGGCGTATCGTTGTCGAGCAGCTTCGCGCGCAGGAAGTCCTCGAACGACGGCGTGACGAACTGCGGGTCGAGCTTGAGCGACAGGCGCAGGAACGCCTCGAAGTCGCGATGCAGCGAAGCGATCGTCTCGTCGCGCAACGAAAGGGTGATTTGACGCATGTCGGTTTCCGGTTCCGCCCGTCGTTCGTCCGACGGCGGGAAATGCCTGCGGCCTCGCGCGTGGGCGGAGGCCGTTCGTTTCAGATATCGGCGCGCGAACCGGAAACTTGAGGGCTTTTTGAAAGCCGCACTGAGCAAACGGTTAGCGCAGCACGACGAGCTGCCAGATGAAGAAGACTGCGAGCGACACGGCGATCGTCAGCAACGCGCGGCGTGTGAGCGCACACACGACGATGGCGACCGCCGCCGCGATCAACTGCGGATTGCGCCACGTCAGTTCGGCGCCGCTGCCGTGCGGCGAGACGGTCATCGGCACGATGATCGCGGTGAGCACCGTCACCGGCACGAAGCCGAGCGCGCTGCGAACGACAGGCGCGAACGTGAGCCGTTCGCCGAGCACGAACACGGCGGCGCGCACGAGATACGTCACGAGCGCCATGCCGAGAATCAGGACGACGTAGTTCATTGCGCGCGCTCCTTCGCGCGCTTGATGCGCGGCTTTCTTCCCTCGACGACACTCAGCGCAATGCCGACGCCGACGCCCGCGAGCACCGCCGCGAGCAGCCCGAGCTTGTACGGCCAGCCCTGCCACGCGAACGACAGCACGCCCGAGGCGAGCGCCGCCGCGAGAAAGCGCAGCGCGACGAGTTGCGGCACGATGATCGCGATGAACGTCGCGACCATCGCGAAATCGAGTCCGAGCGACTTCAGCCCCGGAAACGCCGCGCCGAAGAAGAGGCCGACGAGCGTCCACGCCTGCCAGTTCAGATACATCGCGAGGCCGGAGCCGAGGAAATAGTGCGGGCCGGTCTCGCCGGGCGCGCGTTTCTGATAATGCGTGTACGCGACCGCGAACACTTCGTCGGTCAGAAGGCCGGCGAGCGCCCAGCGCCAGCGCGCGGGCAGATGCGCGACATAGGGCGCGAGCGTCGCCGAATAGAGAACGTGCCGGAGATTGACGACGAACGTCGTCGCCCAGATCACGACGAAGCTCGCGTTCCCCGCGATCATGCCCGCCGCGATGAATTGCGCCGACCCGGCGAAGACGACGAGCGACATGAGCTGTCCGTGCCAGAGCGCGAGCGGGCTCGCGGTGACGAGCGTGCCGAAGATGACGCCGAAGGGCGCGGCGCCGACCATCATCGGGATGGTGTCGCGCGCGCCCGCGGCGAGTTCTCGAAAAGCGTTGCGGGGCGATGCGTTCAAGGTGTCCTCCTGTTGCGCGGAGGATAGTCGATTGCCGCACGCGCGGCTTGTACGTTCTTGCGGCGGCTTTCGTGGCTCGGTCCGGCCCGGTTCGATTCAGGCCCGCCAGCGCCCCGGCGCGACGCCGAATGCGCGCTTGAAATGCCGCGTGAAATGGCTCTGATCGGTGAAACCGCAGGCCGCCGCGATATCCGCGATGGACGCGCCCCCGCGCAACGCCGGCAACGCGCGCGCGATGCGCAACTGGTTGCGCCACGCGTGCGGCGCAAGACCCGTCTCGCGCGTGAAAAGCCGCGCCGCGTGAAACGCCGACAGGCCGACCGCGCGCGCGAGTTCGGCGAGCGTGACCGGTGCGAGCAGATCGTCGGCGAGGCGCGATTTCATCGTGGCGACGCGGGCGGCGTCGGCGGCGGGCGGCGCGGGTGAAGGGCGATCGAGCGCGTGACGCGCGAGCAGCGTGGTGAGTGCATCGACGAGGGCGGTTTCGGCGGCGAGCGGATCGGCGCCATGTTCGACGCCTTCGAGCGCACGATGCGCGGCGACGAGCCGGCGCGCGAGATCGTCGTCGTGGATGATGCCCGGCGCGAACCACGGCGAGGCGGCGCGCGGCGCGATCTCGCGCGCGAGTTCCTCGACGAAAGCCGTCGGCAGATAGAACACGCGATAACGCCAGCCCGCATCGACGGCCCGCGCGCCCGTATGCACTTCGCCGGGATTGATGACGGGCACCGTGCCCGCCTCGGCCACGTAACGCGCACCGCGATAGTCGTAGCACTCCGCGCCCGCTTCGATGACCGGCACCGTGTACGCGTCGTGCCAGTGCGGGGTGAACGCGTGGTCGTAATACTCGGCGGTGACCATGTCCGCGTCCGGCACGAGGGGCGAGCGCCAGTAGCGCGCGGCATTGCGAAAGCGTGGGGCGTTCATCGGTCGGTCGCGCGCTGGGGCGTTCTTCCGGGCGGATCGATTAGTCTACGACATCGTTGCGCGCGACGCCGCGCGCATCACTTCACCGGAATCGCCGTGCCTTCGGGCACCGGCACGGCCGTCACGCTGTTCTTCCCGCTGCCGCTCGCGATGCGGTCGCTGTAGGTCAGATACACGAGCGTGTTGCGCTTTGCATCGACGATGCGCACGACATGCAGCGTCTTGAAGATGAACGACATGCGGTCCGTGAAGACATCGGTCTTCTGCTTGAGCGGTTGCGCGATCTTGATGGGCGCGACCTGACGGCATGCGATGGACGCCTCGGTCGGATCTTCGGCGATGCCGAGCGTGCCCTTCACGCCGCCCGTGCGCGCCCGCGACACATAGCACGTCACGCCGCTGACGAGCGGATCGTCGTAGGCTTCGACGCTCACGCGGTCCGATCCCGTCAGACGGAAGTTGGTGTTGACGCTCGCGATTTCCTCTGCATGCGCGAGAGACGCGCCGAGTGAAAGAGCGAGCGATGCAAGCGATGCAAGCGAGGAGAGGAGGGTGGCGCGTTTCATCGGAATCCTTCGGAAAAAAGAAAAGGGCGCCGTATTGTAGCGACGCCCTTCGTGGCTTCCGTTGCTTCTGCTGCTATTGCCGTGTGCGGCTGGCGCATCAATGGAAGATCAGATAAAGGATCACCAGCACCACGACCGGCACACCGAGCAGCCATCCGAGCAGGTAAGGCATGTCGTCCTCCTTGCGCATGTTGTTGTTGACGGTTCCAGTATCGGCTGCCCGCGCGCCGCGCGTTAGCCGTGTGCGTCCGAAATCGCTGTAGGCGTAGTCCTATCAGCTATCACGGCGGCGTTACGGATTGGTCATGCCATCATCGGAAACGCGGCCGCGCGCTTTCTTCGCCGGGCGGTCGCGATAGAGCGCGCGCACTTAGTCCAGATGCGCGCCTGCGCACTCGCGCGCACGCGGTGGATCGCGGCCGACGATCGCATCGAGAATCGCGCGGTGCTGCGCGAGCAGATCGGCTTCGACGCCTTCTTCGTAATCGACGAGACGGTGAGAGCTGAGCATCGATTCGCGCATCACTTCGTTGAGGCCATGCATCACATGCGTCAGCGCGACATTGTGCGTGGCGTCCGCGATGGCGAGATGGAACGCCGCGTCCTTTTCCGCGATGCGCGCGCTTTTGCCGGCGACCGCGCTCGCGAGCGCATCGAACGCAGCGGCGATGCGCGCGAGATCGGCCTCGGTCGCCCGCTCGGCGGCATACGCGGTCGCGAGCGTTTCGAGGCCGTGGCGCAACTCGAGGACATCGGCGCTTGCGTTCGGCTGCTGTTCGAGCAGCGCGGCAAGCGGATGCGAGACGAGCGGCGCCGTCACATCCGAGACGACGAAACCGCCCCGCGCCACCGCGCGGATGAATCCGTCAGACTCCAGACGAATGAGCGCCTCGCGCAGCGACGGCCGCGAGACGTTCAACTGCTCGGCGAGATCGCGTTCGGCGGGCAGGCGCTGGCCGGGCAGCAGCGCGCCATTCGAAATCAGCGCGCGAATCTGGCCGGATACGACATCGGAGAGGCGCAGGCGAGCGTAGGAATGCGCTTGGACGGGCTGGAAAGTCATCGTTGGGAATGCGACGCCGGGAAAGGCTTTGGATTACCCTAGTTTGACACGAAAGCACTGCGTCCTTAGAGTCTTGGTCAGACCACGCTGACCAACATGCGGTTTCTCCCCACTTCTCCCATGAAAGTAGCTCTCTTCGTCCCCTGTTTCATCGATGCGTTTTATCCGCAAGTCGGCATCGCCACGCTCGAATTGCTGGAGCGGCTGGGCGTCGATGTCGACTATCCGCAAGACCAGACGTGCTGCGGCCAGCCGATGGCCAACAGCGGCGCGCACAAGGAAGCGGCGGGCGCCGAGCGCGTGTTCGCGCGCAACTTCGCGGATTACGACTATGTCGTCGGACCGTCGGCGAGTTGCACGCATCATGTGCGCGAGCATTTCACGGCCATCGAGCAGACGAGCGCGGTGCAAAAGGTCCGCAAGAGCACGGTTGAACTCGTCGAATTTCTGCACGACGTGCTGAAGGTGCGCGACTTTCCGTGGGCCGACTTCCCGCATCGCGTCGGGCTGCACAACAGTTGCAGCGCGGTGCGGCATCTGCGCGAGACCTCAAATTCGGAAGTGGCCGGCACGCCGTTCTCGAAGCCGCGCGCGCTGCTGGAACGCGTGAAAGGCATCGAATTCGTCACGCCCGCGCGGCCCGACGAATGCTGCGGCTTCGGCGGCACGTTCTCCGTGACCGAGGAAGCTGTGTCGGTGCGCATGGGGCAGGACAAGGTGCGCGATCACATCGGCGCGGGCGCGGAATATATCGTCTCGGGCGACATGTCGTGTCTCATGCATCAACAGGGATGCGCCGAGCGCATGAAGCTCGACGCGAAGTTCATTCACATCGCGCAGGTTCTCAACGGAGCGCGGGCATGACGAAGACCGTTCGCATCGACCACGCGAAAGCCGCGGGCGCGTTCCTGCAAAAGCCCGATCACGTCGCGTTCCACGACAAGCGTCTCTGGGACTTGCGCTCGAAGCGCGATGCGCAGGCGCACGGCATCCCCGAATGGGAGACGCTGCGCGAGCTGGCATCGGGCATCAAGGAACATACGCTCTCGAATCTCGCGGACTACATCGCGCAATTCGCGGATCAGGCTGCAAAGAACGGCGTGGTCGTCCATTTCGCGGCGAACGCCGAAGAGCACAACGCGCTCGTCCACAAGCTGATGAGCGAGCGCGGCATGACGACGCTCGTCAAGAGCAAGTCCATGCTTACCGACGAATGCTATATGCGCGACTATCTGGAGCCGTGCGGCATCACGGTGATGGAAACCGATCTCGGCGAGCGCATCCAGCAGCTCGATCATCAGGACCCGAGCCATATGGTCGTGCCGGCCGTGCACAAGCTGCGCGCGGACGTGGCCGAACTCTTCGGCAAGACGATCGGCACGGACCCGAACAACAGCGACATCCACTATCTCGCGGAAAGCCAGCGCATGCACACGCGGCCGTACTTCGTGCGCGAGAAGACCGCGGGCATGACGGGCTGCAATTTCGCGGTGGCCGAAACCGGCACGGTCGTCGTCTGCACGAACGAGGGCAATGCGGATTTGTCCGCGAACGTGCCGCCGTTGCATATCGCGTCGATCGGCATCGAGAAGCTGATTCCGACGATCGCCGATCTCGGCGTGTTCGTGCGCATGTTGTCGAGAAGCGCGCTCGGCTCGCCGATCACGCAGTACACGTCGCATTTTCGGGCGCCGCGGCCGGGCACGGAGATGCACTACATCCTCGTCGATAACGGCCGCTCGGAGCGGCTCGCGCTCGAGGACTTCTGGTATTCGCTCAAATGCATCCGCTGCGGCGCGTGCATGAATACGTGTCCGGTGTATCGGCGCAGCGGCGGGCTGTCGTATGGCGGAACGTATTCCGGGCCGATCGGCGCGATCATCAATCCGACCTACGATCTCAAGCGCTACAGCAGCCTGCCGTTCGCCTCGACGCTCAATGGCAGTTGCACCAACGTCTGCCCGACGAAGATCAACATTCACGAGCAGATCTACAAGTGGCGCGAGGTGATCGCTCAAAAGCACGAAGTGCCGTTCGTGAAGCAGGAAGTGCTGAAGATGGCGGGGCGTCTGCTCGCGAGCCCGACGCTTTATCGTGCGAGCGTCGCGTCGCTCGGCGGCGCGCTCAAGCGGCTGCCGAACTTCATGCTGTACAACCCGCTCAACATCTGGGGCCGCCAGCGCGAGTTGCCGGATGCGCCCAAAGAGACGTTCCACGAGTGGTACAGGAAGAACCGCAAATCCGCCAAATGAGCCACGCCATGACGACTCGCGAAGCCTTTCTCACGAAGATCCGCGCGGCGCAGCCCGCCTCGCGCCCGCGTCCCGACGTGCCGATTTTTCCGTCGCCCGAAGGCGATCTCATGACGCGCTTCATCGCCGCGCTCACCACGATGGGCGGCACGTCCGCGCACGCGCACAGTCTCGACGAAGTGAGGGAGATGATCGCCGCGCGCTTCGGCAGCGATGCGGTCGTGGCGTCGGCGGTGCCGGGCATCGAAGGCACGCGGCCGCTCGCGCCCGACACGGCGCCGGCGTCGCTTCAGGATATCGACGTGGGCGTGGTGCGCGCTCGCTTCGGCGTCGCGGAAACTGGCTCGGTGTGGTTCAGCGAGCAGGAATACGTCGTCAATTCGATCGGCTATCTCGCGCAGCATCTCGTCGTTTTGCTCGACCCGGCGCAGCTCGTCGATGGCTTGCAGCAGGTGTACCGCCGGCCCGATTTCAAGTCCGCGCGTTATGCCGTGCTGGTCACGGGACCGTCCGCGACGGCCGACATCGAGGGCGTGCTGATTCGCGGCGCGCAGGGCGTGCGCTCGCTCACTGTCGTTTGGATTCAGTAGCGCCAGAAGATCGCCACCGTGATGCCGCCGGACAGCAGCCACTTGACGATGTAGTGGACGGTCCGGTTCCACGCCCTCAGGCGCTTGCCGACGAGCCGTATCGAACAGAGATGCTTGAACGCGCGATTGAGCGCGCCGGTGCGGTCGCCGATTTCGTTGGGCGACGCCGCCGCGAGCACCGGAAAGCCGCCGACCGCGTTGTTCACTGCCTGCGCCCAGCGATGTTTCGTCGGCCGCTCGAGAGCGATGGCTGGAGATATGTTCACGGGGGACATGAACATCGAGTGATCGGACAAGTTGCCTGAAAAATCCGTGGCGGACTTTCCCGCGCCAATGCATGCACGCCGCGCACGCGATGAAAACGAAGAGACCGAGCCAGCGCATCCATTGCGCCTTTCACGGTGCACGCCGCCGATGCATTACATCTCGAAACTATACAAACGCTTATCAAACGCGCGCTCGGATGACGCTCGGCTTTGCCGTTTCTAAAGGAAGACGAATTCGCGATTGCAGCGGATGCGTGTTTCTATGGCACGTTTAAAAAGCGCATGCAAAAATGCAAAAAGCCCAACTCGAATGAGTTGGGCTTTTCGCTTAATGCTTTGGCTCCCCGACCTGGGCTCGAACCAGGGACCTACGGATTAACAGTCCGGCGCTCTACCGACTGAGCTATCGGGGAACATCTACAACAATGAAACCGAGTAAAAAGCCCAGCGGTTGACTGGGCTTTACTGAACCTCTTTGCCGGAACCTTCTTGGCTCCCCGACCTGGGCTCGAACCAGGGACCTACGGATTAACAGTCCGGCGCTCTACCGACTGAGCTATCGGGGAACATCTACAGCAGAGAAGCGGAATTATAGGGAGCGTCTCCTAGGCTGTCAACGCTCAATCTTCATTCCAAACACCTTTTTGCACCCAGGCGAACTCGTCCTAAGTGCACTCATTTGAGCGGACGCTTCAACGCTCGAGCAGATTGAGCTTGTCCTTCACGTCCTTGAATTCGTCCGATTCGGGCAGCGGCGCCTTCGTCTTGGTGATGCTCGGCCAGTTACGCGAGAGTTCGGCGTTCAGTTCGGTGAAGTGTTGCTGATCGCCAGGCACATCTTCTTCGGCGTAGATCGCATTGACCGGGCATTCGGCCACGCACACGGCGCAGTCGATGCACTCGTCCGGATCGATCGCGAGAAAGTTGGGACCTTCGCGGAAGCAATCCACCGGGCACACGTCCACGCAATCGGTGAACTTGCACTTGATGCAGCTTTCGGTCACAACGTGAGTCATTCAAGCTCCTGCATGCGGAATTCGTGGAGACGGCGACCGGCTGGCGGCATGCGCCACGGCGGGTTCGCGCCTAAACGCATATTGTAGCGTAACGGTAAAAACGGGCGCGAGCGCCGCGCGGCGCGCCTTATATCGATTCGCAATGTACGTATGCCGAACGGCTAAAAGGGCGCGCATGCCCGTGACGGCGCGCGCATTCGGGTAACATGGCTCAAAGGCACGCCGCGAGAAGACGGCGCGCGGTCTCATCGCTTCGATGCTCCAGTCAGGACCATGATCATCAATTCGCTGCTCGATACCGATCTCTACAAATTCACGATGATGCAGGTGGTGCTGCATCATTTCCCCGCCGCGCATGTGGAATACCGCTTTCGCTGCCGCACGCCGAATGTCGATCTGGTGCCGTACATCGACGAAATCCGCGACGAAGTGCGCCAGCTCTGCAATCTGCGCTTCAGGGAAGAAGAGCTCGACTATCTGCGGCGCATGCGTTTCATGAAGAGCGATTTCATCGACTTTCTCGCGCTCTTCCATCTGAACGAAAAGTCCATTCGCATCTCGCCATCGCCAAAGAACAACGGCGAGATCGACATCATGATCGAAGGGCCGTGGCTGCATACGATCCTTTTCGAGATTCCGGTTCTCGCCATCGTCAACGAGGTCTATTTCCGCAACACGCAGCGCACGCCGGAATATCAAACGGGGCGCGAGCGCCTGCGCGACAAGATCAAGCTGCTCGCCACGCCGCCCGAGTATTCGGATTGCAAGATCGCCGATTACGGCACGCGCCGCCGCTTCTCGAAGCAATGGCACGAGGAAGTGGTGCTGACGCTCACGGAACGGCTCGGCGAGCAATTCGCCGGCACGAGCAACGTATTCTTTGCGATGAACCTCGGCCTGCGCCCGCTCGGAACCATGGCGCACGAATACCTGCAGGCGTGTCAGGCGCTCGGCCCGCGCCTGCGCGATTCGCAGATTTTCGGCTTCGAGATGTGGGCGAAGGAGTATCGCGGCGATTTGGGCATCGCGCTGTCGGATGTGTACGGCATGAAGGCGTTCCTGCGCGACTTCGACATGTACTTCTGCAAGCTCTTCGACGGCGCGCGCCACGACTCCGGCGACCCGTTCGACTGGGGCGAGCGTCTCATCAGGCATTACGAAGAAAACCGCTGCGACCCGCGCACGAAGGTGCTCGTCTTTTCCGACGCGCTCGACATTCCCAAGGTGCTGCAACTCTACGAACGTTTTCGCGGGCGCTGCCAGCTCGCGTTCGGCGTCGGCACGAATCTCACGAACGATCTCGGCTATCAGCCGCTGCAGATCGTCATCAAAATGGTTCGCTGCAACGGCCAGCCGGTGGCCAAGCTCTCCGATTCTCCCGGCAAGAACATGTGCGACGACAAGGCGTATCTCGCCTATCTGCGTCAGGTTTTCGGCATCGAGCAGCCGGTCGAGGAAAGCTGAACCGTGCGCGCGGCCTATGCCATTCGGCCAGGGTTCGCGCTCGAAGACCGGCCGATATAATTTTTCTTCACGCATCACGCTCAACCGGACGGCACCATGGACACATCGGCCGCGCGCCGCAATATTCTCGCGCGCATACGCAGCGCACAGGGCAGGCGAGGCGCGCCGACCGCAGCCGAACGCGCCGCCGCCGAAGACTACGTGGCGCATCATCCCGCTGGCCCGCGCCCGCCGCTTCCCGTCACGCGCGACGAACTGATTGCGCGTTTCCGTCTC from Caballeronia sp. Lep1P3 harbors:
- a CDS encoding lactate utilization protein B, producing the protein MTKTVRIDHAKAAGAFLQKPDHVAFHDKRLWDLRSKRDAQAHGIPEWETLRELASGIKEHTLSNLADYIAQFADQAAKNGVVVHFAANAEEHNALVHKLMSERGMTTLVKSKSMLTDECYMRDYLEPCGITVMETDLGERIQQLDHQDPSHMVVPAVHKLRADVAELFGKTIGTDPNNSDIHYLAESQRMHTRPYFVREKTAGMTGCNFAVAETGTVVVCTNEGNADLSANVPPLHIASIGIEKLIPTIADLGVFVRMLSRSALGSPITQYTSHFRAPRPGTEMHYILVDNGRSERLALEDFWYSLKCIRCGACMNTCPVYRRSGGLSYGGTYSGPIGAIINPTYDLKRYSSLPFASTLNGSCTNVCPTKINIHEQIYKWREVIAQKHEVPFVKQEVLKMAGRLLASPTLYRASVASLGGALKRLPNFMLYNPLNIWGRQRELPDAPKETFHEWYRKNRKSAK
- a CDS encoding LUD domain-containing protein, with product MTTREAFLTKIRAAQPASRPRPDVPIFPSPEGDLMTRFIAALTTMGGTSAHAHSLDEVREMIAARFGSDAVVASAVPGIEGTRPLAPDTAPASLQDIDVGVVRARFGVAETGSVWFSEQEYVVNSIGYLAQHLVVLLDPAQLVDGLQQVYRRPDFKSARYAVLVTGPSATADIEGVLIRGAQGVRSLTVVWIQ
- the fdxA gene encoding ferredoxin FdxA, whose amino-acid sequence is MTHVVTESCIKCKFTDCVDVCPVDCFREGPNFLAIDPDECIDCAVCVAECPVNAIYAEEDVPGDQQHFTELNAELSRNWPSITKTKAPLPESDEFKDVKDKLNLLER
- the pncB gene encoding nicotinate phosphoribosyltransferase, with protein sequence MIINSLLDTDLYKFTMMQVVLHHFPAAHVEYRFRCRTPNVDLVPYIDEIRDEVRQLCNLRFREEELDYLRRMRFMKSDFIDFLALFHLNEKSIRISPSPKNNGEIDIMIEGPWLHTILFEIPVLAIVNEVYFRNTQRTPEYQTGRERLRDKIKLLATPPEYSDCKIADYGTRRRFSKQWHEEVVLTLTERLGEQFAGTSNVFFAMNLGLRPLGTMAHEYLQACQALGPRLRDSQIFGFEMWAKEYRGDLGIALSDVYGMKAFLRDFDMYFCKLFDGARHDSGDPFDWGERLIRHYEENRCDPRTKVLVFSDALDIPKVLQLYERFRGRCQLAFGVGTNLTNDLGYQPLQIVIKMVRCNGQPVAKLSDSPGKNMCDDKAYLAYLRQVFGIEQPVEES